Proteins encoded in a region of the Pelmatolapia mariae isolate MD_Pm_ZW linkage group LG6, Pm_UMD_F_2, whole genome shotgun sequence genome:
- the LOC134628905 gene encoding serine protease 1-like yields MAHLKFLLLLLFVGFTLCTEVDLHKRIFHDHSCEKNDRLYHVKITATKGRRGSLCGGSLIRREWVLTAAHCWKDQPGWNMSAYVGIHPGPGRMVTITDHKIFEDQTGKHDIMLLKIDPPENKIKPVVLPKCTRRKKLDVIQIAGLGRYTVDVNYNKLRGEPPHLQCAKMHVVECGLNLHPCDSTLLWPNGNTMCHKEPRVDVCQGDSGGGVIAKNKQIHGVYVGGKKCACTGPAISLKVCSYIGWINQVITRSNGK; encoded by the exons ATGGCTCACCTGAAGTTCCTCCTACTCCTCCTGTTTGTTG GTTTCACATTGTGCACAGAGGTGGATTTGCACAAGAGAATCTTTCACGACCATAGCTGTGAGAAAAATGATCGTCTGTATCATGTGAAAATAACTGCAACCAAAGGACGGCGTGGTTCTCTATGTGGCGGCTCTCTGATCCGCAGAGAGTGGGTTCTAACTGCAGCTCACTGTTGGAAAGATCAACCTGGATG GAATATGTCTGCATATGTAGGAATTCATCCAGGTCCAGGAAGAATGGTGACAATTACTGATCACAAAATCTTTGAGGAccaaacaggaaaacatgacaTCATGCTTCTGAAAATCGACCCACCAGAGAATAAAATTAAGCCTGTTGTCTTACCTAAATGTACACGTCGTAAAAA gCTGGATGTCATTCAGATTGCAGGCCTTGGTCGTTATACGGTTGATGTAAACTACAACAAAC TCCGTGGTGAACCGCCTCATCTCCAGTGTGCAAAGATGCATGTTGTTGAGTGTGGGCTTAACCTCCATCCATGTGATTCAACATTATTATGGCCAAATGGAAACACGATGTGTCACAAAGAACCTCGAGTGGACGTATGTCAG GGTGATTCTGGTGGTGGAGTGAtagccaaaaacaaacagattcatGGTGTGTATGTTGGTGGTAAAAAATGTGCCTGTACCGGACCAGCTATTTCTCTGAAGGTCTGCTCTTACATTGGTTGGATAAATCAAGTCATTACACGGAGtaatggaaaataa